A stretch of Schistocerca cancellata isolate TAMUIC-IGC-003103 chromosome 3, iqSchCanc2.1, whole genome shotgun sequence DNA encodes these proteins:
- the LOC126175612 gene encoding tRNA-specific adenosine deaminase 1 has translation MAATFDQDFCNKIAELCYSKYDTLPKNGKPNDRQWTLLAAIVKVNGWGIDPVFEVVSAGTGSKCVGQSKMSSTRLNDCHAEVMARRGFLRYLYYQVFQQLHTGKSALFSGTDHEGRCIMKDDITFHFFTSHVPCGDASIFPKFDDYSDGTCTLPINISFSHALKEVSKVQDANANKQLSKNTVSKEAETVFQTNDGVESDVSQASCSHNHLPTGEGPFVKQLNTDSEVQLARTVRLQEITDEECKTAVHCGNEVKFTVTEPSELHSVSPHTHTNSTDENCKRAGLKRASEHEENLSPLSKKPAFSDVYRTGSKCLPGEKLQDPKLPGANYHVTGVLRGKPGRGERSLSLSCSDKLARWAAVGLQGALLSLLLHAPIYYKTLNIGGSSPYSYDALHRAVVGRTTGVVGLKPPYGLSSPIFLHSTLPFSDARQPGKLPCAESIVWSAVPDRPLEVAVNGIKKGTTKKSEKLHSTCCLMICKKELLRQFMHCMHVINGVDISNMTYAQIKGMAEHYRAAWNIVQKTCFPAWPRKPTELSSFTAGE, from the exons ATGGCTGCTACATTTGATCAAGATTTCTGCAACAAAATTGCAGAACTTTGTTATAGTAAATATGACACTCTTCCAAAGAATGGAAAACCAAATGATAGACAGTGGACTCTACTTGCAGCAATTGTCAAAGTAAATGGTTGGGGTATAGATCCAGTATTTGAAGTGGTTTCAGCTGGAACTGGATCAAAATGTGTGGGGCAGTCAAAAATGTCTTCTACAAGACTGAATGACTGCCATGCAGAAGTGATGGCACGACGAGGATTTCTTCGTTACTTGTATTATCAAGTCTTTCAACAGCTGCATACGGGTAAATCAGCCCTCTTTAGTGGCACTGATCATGAAGGTCGCTGCATCATGAAAGATGATATTACATTCCATTTTTTCACCAGCCATGTTCCTTGTGGTGATGCTTCAATATTTCCAAAATTTGATGATTATTCAGATGGCACATGCACCCTACcaattaatatttcattttcacATGCATTAAAGGAAGTATCCAAGGTGCAGGATGCCAATGCAAATAAACAGTTATCTAAAAATACAGTAAGCAAAGAAGCAGAAACTGTATTCCAGACTAATGATGGAGTTGAGTCTGATGTGAGTCAAGCCAGTTGCTCCCATAACCATTTACCAACCGGGGAAGGACCATTTGTTAAGCAGTTAAATACTGATTCAGAAGTTCAACTGGCAAGAACAGTAAGGCTCCAAGAAATTACAGATGAAGAGTGTAAAACGGCAGTCCACTGTGgaaatgaagtaaaatttacaGTGACCGAGCCAAGTGAGCTCCATTCTGTGTCACCCCACACTCATACAAATTCAACTGATGAAAACTGTAAGCGTGCTGGGCTGAAACGTGCATCTGAGCATGAAGAAAATCTTAGCCCATTGTCAAAAAAACCAGCTTTCTCCGATGTTTACAGAACAGGTTCAAAGTGCCTCCCAGGGGAAAAATTACAGGATCCTAAACTTCCTGGAGCAAACTATCATGTAACAGGAGTACTTCGAGGGAAACCAGGTCGCGGAGAGCGCAGTCTATCATTATCCTGTAGTGATAAATTAGCGAGGTGGGCAGCAGTGGGTTTGCAGGGTGCTTTATTGTCTTTGCTTTTGCATGCACCTATTTACTATAAGACACTCAACATAGGTGGCAGCAGTCCATACTCATATGATGCACTTCATCGAGCTGTTGTGGGAAGAACAACTGGCGTAGTTGGCCTAAAACCACCATATGGACTGTCATCACCTATATTTCTACATTCTACATTGCCTTTCTCAGATGCCCGTCAACCAGGGAAATTGCCTTGTGCTGAAAGCATAGTGTGGAGTGCAGTACCTGATAG GCCTCTGGAAGTTGCAGTAAATGGAATTAAAAAGGGTACAACAAAGAAATCAGAAAAACTGCATTCTACTTGCTGCTTGATGATATGTAAGAAAGAACTGTTACGCCAGTTTATGCATTGCATGCATGTTATAAATGGTGTTGACATTTCCAACATGACTTACGCACAAATCAAAGGAATGGCAGAACATTACAGAGCAGCGTGGAACATTGTACAGAAAACATGTTTTCCTGCATGGCCTAGGAAACCTACAGAGCTGTCATCATTCACCGCTGGAGAATAA